In a single window of the Candidatus Zixiibacteriota bacterium genome:
- a CDS encoding ABC transporter substrate-binding protein, with protein sequence MNRLGSLSLLLAALLLAPPVALAQKTVVAWTAVSALNGPYWVMKEGGFLRQEGLDVDLIYIPSSQTVAQAMLAGEVAVSAANSQVVADTGLQGGDLVSMGAIINVVAFYIMAVPEIQKVEDLRGKAVGVTRFGASTDFGLRMLLSKYGLTAGRDVPVLQIGGMPEIAGALSKRAIYAAPMSYPMAYVAQQAGVKMLANLAKEDIPFMHVGLTTTRKFLRERRPQAKALIRAYGRAVHFMHTRKEETKAIFARYTKVTDPGMLEGSLQYAHDFVEKVPLVKAKAFQVTLEQIALKNPKAKQARPEDFFDNSLVQELIKEGFFTALWGKTPS encoded by the coding sequence ATGAACAGGCTCGGATCGCTGTCCCTGCTTCTCGCCGCTTTGCTGCTCGCACCTCCGGTGGCGCTGGCGCAAAAAACCGTGGTCGCCTGGACGGCCGTGAGCGCGCTCAACGGCCCCTACTGGGTGATGAAGGAGGGGGGCTTCTTGAGGCAGGAAGGGCTCGACGTCGACCTGATCTACATTCCGAGCTCCCAGACGGTCGCGCAGGCGATGCTCGCCGGGGAAGTGGCGGTTTCAGCGGCCAACAGCCAGGTCGTGGCCGACACCGGGCTGCAAGGCGGCGATCTCGTATCGATGGGCGCCATCATCAACGTCGTCGCCTTCTACATCATGGCCGTTCCCGAGATCCAAAAAGTGGAAGACCTCAGAGGGAAGGCCGTCGGCGTCACCCGCTTCGGCGCCTCCACGGATTTCGGTCTGCGAATGCTGTTGTCCAAGTACGGTTTGACCGCCGGACGCGACGTGCCCGTGCTGCAGATCGGCGGCATGCCGGAAATCGCCGGCGCGCTTTCCAAGCGCGCCATTTACGCCGCGCCGATGTCGTACCCGATGGCATACGTCGCCCAACAGGCCGGCGTGAAGATGCTCGCGAATCTGGCGAAGGAAGACATTCCCTTCATGCACGTGGGGCTGACGACCACGCGCAAGTTCCTGCGGGAACGGCGCCCTCAGGCCAAGGCGTTGATCCGCGCCTACGGGCGGGCGGTCCACTTCATGCACACGCGGAAAGAGGAGACCAAGGCGATTTTCGCCCGCTACACGAAGGTGACCGATCCCGGGATGCTGGAGGGAAGCCTGCAGTACGCCCACGACTTCGTCGAGAAGGTGCCGCTGGTCAAGGCCAAGGCGTTCCAGGTGACGCTCGAGCAGATCGCTCTCAAGAATCCCAAGGCGAAGCAGGCCAGGCCCGAGGATTTCTTCGACAACAGCCTGGTGCAGGAGCTGATCAAAGAGGGGTTTTTCACCGCGCTCTGGGGCAAGACCCCGAGTTGA
- the ettA gene encoding energy-dependent translational throttle protein EttA, producing the protein MSSEPNKVIYSMVGVGKYYDKKPVLKDIYLSYFYGAKIGVIGLNGSGKSSLLRILAGVDKEFEGEAVLSPGYTVGYLEQEPLLDETRTVREVVEEGVREAADLLKEFESISAKLAEPLSDEEMNRLLERQGEVQEKLDRLDAWDLEARLEMAMDALRCPPPETPVRVLSGGERRRVALCRLLLQKPDILLLDEPTNHLDAESVAWLEHHLQNYPGTVIAVTHDRYFLDNVAGWILELDRGAGIPWKGNYSSWLEQKQERLRREEKSESERQRTLQRELEWIRMSPKARHAKGKARIQAYEALLSQESQRRREDLEIYIPPGPRLGNVVIEASGVSKAYGDRLLIEDMNFSLPPGGIVGVIGPNGAGKTTLFRMITGQERPDRGTIRVGETVVLGYVDQSRALDPDKTIWEEITGGVDVLRLGPREVNSRAYVARFNFSGTDQQKKVGQLSGGERNRVHLAKMLKEGANVLLLDEPTNDLDVNTLRALEEALESFAGCAVVISHDRWFLDRIATHILAFEGDSKVVWFDGNYSEYEADRRNRLGAAAERPHRIKYRQLTRA; encoded by the coding sequence ATGAGCAGCGAGCCCAACAAGGTCATCTACTCGATGGTCGGCGTCGGCAAGTACTACGACAAGAAGCCGGTGCTCAAGGACATCTACCTTTCGTATTTCTACGGCGCCAAGATCGGGGTCATCGGTCTCAACGGCTCGGGCAAATCGTCGCTGCTCAGGATTCTCGCGGGGGTGGACAAGGAGTTCGAGGGCGAGGCGGTCCTGTCTCCGGGCTACACCGTGGGCTACCTCGAGCAAGAACCTTTGCTGGACGAGACGCGGACGGTGCGCGAGGTGGTCGAGGAGGGGGTCCGGGAAGCCGCCGACCTGCTGAAGGAGTTCGAGTCGATCAGCGCGAAGCTGGCCGAGCCGCTTTCCGACGAGGAGATGAACCGGCTCCTCGAACGGCAGGGCGAGGTCCAGGAGAAGCTCGACCGGCTGGACGCGTGGGATCTCGAGGCGCGGCTCGAGATGGCGATGGACGCGCTGCGGTGCCCGCCGCCGGAGACGCCGGTCAGGGTGCTGTCCGGGGGCGAGCGCCGCCGGGTCGCGCTGTGCCGGCTGCTCCTCCAGAAGCCCGACATCCTGCTGCTCGACGAACCGACGAACCATCTCGACGCCGAGTCGGTCGCCTGGCTGGAGCACCACCTGCAGAACTACCCTGGAACCGTCATCGCGGTCACCCACGACCGCTATTTTCTGGACAATGTCGCGGGCTGGATTCTCGAGCTCGACCGCGGCGCGGGCATTCCGTGGAAGGGGAACTACAGCTCCTGGCTCGAGCAGAAGCAGGAACGGCTGCGGCGCGAGGAGAAGTCGGAGAGCGAGCGTCAGAGGACGCTGCAGCGCGAGCTCGAATGGATCCGCATGTCGCCCAAGGCGCGTCACGCCAAGGGCAAGGCGCGCATCCAGGCCTACGAGGCGCTGCTCAGCCAGGAATCGCAGCGGCGGCGCGAGGACCTCGAAATCTACATTCCGCCGGGCCCGCGCCTGGGAAACGTCGTGATCGAGGCCAGCGGGGTCTCCAAAGCCTACGGCGACCGGCTGTTGATCGAAGACATGAATTTTTCGCTGCCTCCGGGCGGCATCGTCGGCGTGATCGGGCCGAACGGCGCCGGCAAGACGACGCTGTTTCGCATGATCACGGGGCAGGAGCGCCCCGACCGCGGTACCATCCGCGTCGGAGAGACCGTGGTGCTCGGCTACGTCGATCAGAGCCGCGCGCTCGATCCCGACAAGACCATCTGGGAGGAGATCACCGGTGGGGTCGACGTGCTGAGGCTCGGCCCGCGCGAGGTGAACTCGCGCGCCTACGTGGCGCGCTTCAACTTTTCCGGGACGGATCAGCAAAAGAAAGTCGGGCAGCTTTCCGGCGGGGAGCGCAACCGGGTCCATCTGGCGAAGATGCTGAAGGAAGGGGCGAACGTGCTGCTGCTCGACGAGCCGACCAACGATCTGGACGTGAACACGCTGCGCGCGCTGGAAGAGGCGCTGGAGAGCTTTGCCGGATGCGCGGTGGTGATCTCGCACGACCGGTGGTTTCTCGACCGTATCGCCACGCATATCCTCGCTTTCGAAGGGGACAGCAAGGTGGTCTGGTTCGACGGCAACTATTCGGAGTACGAGGCCGACCGGAGGAACCGGCTGGGGGCCGCGGCCGAGCGGCCGCATCGGATCAAGTATCGCCAGTTGACCCGGGCATGA
- a CDS encoding arginine deiminase-related protein, translating into MKLLMCPPTYYGIEYEINPWMSRSRPSDRRLAEEQWRRLRGVLEERLGVEVELIDPAPGLPDMVFTANAGLVWERRFISSNFRPEARRGEQAHFERWFHDRGYEIVRLPPELYFEGEGDLLRCGELWFAGYHIRSDIAAHQKVAEIVEREILSLELTDDWYYHLDTCFCPLGDGRALFYPPAFDAYARRVLEENVPELIAVRAEEAARFACNAIVAGNAVVMNDGCPAVRERLEDLGFAVFETPLGEFLKAGGSAKCLALTIA; encoded by the coding sequence ATGAAGCTGCTCATGTGCCCGCCGACCTACTACGGCATCGAGTACGAGATCAATCCCTGGATGAGCCGCAGCCGGCCGAGCGATCGCCGGCTGGCCGAGGAGCAGTGGCGGCGACTGCGCGGGGTGCTCGAGGAGCGGCTGGGCGTCGAGGTCGAGCTGATCGACCCGGCGCCGGGGCTTCCGGACATGGTGTTCACCGCGAACGCCGGGCTGGTCTGGGAACGCCGGTTCATCTCCAGCAACTTCCGCCCCGAGGCGAGGCGCGGCGAGCAAGCCCACTTCGAGCGGTGGTTTCACGATCGCGGATACGAGATCGTGCGGCTGCCGCCGGAGCTTTACTTCGAGGGAGAGGGCGACCTGTTGCGCTGCGGCGAGCTGTGGTTCGCGGGGTACCACATCCGCTCGGACATCGCGGCGCACCAGAAAGTGGCGGAGATCGTCGAGCGCGAGATCCTCTCCCTCGAGCTGACCGACGACTGGTACTACCACCTCGACACCTGCTTCTGTCCGCTCGGCGACGGAAGGGCTCTGTTCTACCCGCCGGCGTTCGACGCCTATGCCCGGCGGGTTCTGGAGGAGAACGTTCCGGAGCTGATCGCCGTCAGGGCGGAGGAGGCGGCGAGGTTCGCCTGCAACGCCATCGTGGCCGGGAATGCGGTGGTCATGAACGACGGCTGCCCCGCGGTGCGCGAGCGGCTTGAGGATCTGGGCTTTGCGGTTTTCGAGACGCCGCTCGGCGAGTTCCTCAAGGCCGGAGGGAGCGCGAAGTGCCTGGCGCTCACGATCGCCTGA
- a CDS encoding alpha/beta hydrolase, whose translation MTFDPAAAQQQPGQETPRVKGPPVWLDMDQKALDDAYDQSVWAPNQRHISRRRAVWSESVRARLNPERLAYGPTEVEKLDLYRTKRPNAPTMIFLHGGAWRGGSAKDSAYPAEMFVRAGAHYVAVDFIDVIKAGGNLMTMAEQVRRAVAWVYRNAASFGGDPNLVYVSGHSSGGHLAGVVMVTDWKKDFGLPPDTVKGGMLMSGMYDLKPVRLSKRSTYVKFTDEIEQALSSQRHLDRLNAPVVVSHGTLESPEFQRQGRDFVAALKAAGKPVRYIVGEGYNHFEMPETFGNPYGLLGRAALELIKLAPAP comes from the coding sequence ATGACGTTTGATCCCGCTGCGGCGCAACAACAACCCGGACAGGAGACCCCCCGGGTCAAAGGTCCGCCGGTGTGGCTCGATATGGACCAGAAGGCGCTGGATGACGCCTACGATCAGAGCGTCTGGGCGCCGAATCAACGGCACATCAGCAGGAGAAGGGCCGTGTGGAGCGAGTCGGTGCGCGCGCGGCTCAACCCGGAACGATTGGCCTACGGTCCCACCGAAGTCGAAAAGCTCGACCTCTACCGGACGAAACGGCCCAACGCGCCGACGATGATCTTCCTCCACGGCGGAGCCTGGCGCGGCGGCTCGGCGAAAGATTCGGCGTATCCCGCGGAGATGTTCGTCAGGGCCGGCGCGCATTACGTCGCGGTCGATTTCATCGACGTAATAAAAGCGGGCGGAAACCTCATGACGATGGCCGAGCAAGTGCGCCGTGCCGTCGCGTGGGTCTACAGGAACGCTGCGAGCTTCGGCGGCGATCCGAACCTCGTCTACGTTTCCGGGCACTCTTCCGGCGGCCACCTTGCCGGCGTGGTCATGGTCACGGACTGGAAAAAGGATTTCGGTCTGCCGCCCGATACCGTCAAGGGCGGAATGCTGATGAGCGGCATGTACGACCTCAAGCCCGTCCGCCTCTCGAAACGCAGTACCTATGTGAAGTTCACCGACGAGATCGAACAGGCGTTGAGCAGCCAACGGCATCTCGACAGGCTCAACGCGCCGGTCGTCGTGAGTCACGGCACCCTCGAGTCGCCCGAGTTCCAGCGGCAAGGTCGCGATTTCGTCGCCGCTCTCAAAGCGGCCGGCAAACCGGTCCGCTATATCGTCGGCGAGGGGTACAATCACTTTGAAATGCCGGAGACCTTCGGCAACCCGTACGGCCTGCTCGGCCGGGCTGCGCTCGAGCTCATCAAGCTTGCCCCGGCGCCGTAG
- a CDS encoding TIGR00300 family protein yields MARSVVEISGHIIDSLILPKVLDLIVNLGAEFEILDIKIGHRRSDRSYARIQVDAPTPEELDRVLARLKEHGALPASEEIEPARLEPAPADGVFPDRFYSTTNLPTWVRVGDRWIQVEPSEMDCGIRVDLEAMRAECVPIHRVRKGDSIVVGHRGVKIQPVERQVPREAFEFMSSAVSTEQPKGLLIQEIAEAMKSVRRENGRILVVAGPGLVHTGAGRYLVRLIEGGYVQVLFAGNGLAVHDIESALYGTSLGVYLDKKIRTAEGHEHHLWAINEIRKAGSIRQAVEKGVLRSGIFYSCIRYGVDFVLAGSIRDDGPLPDVVTDTLRAQDIMREKIRGVRFALMMATTLHAIATGNLLPATVKTVCVDINPAVVTKLADRGTFQAMGLVTDVEPFLRELCQCLALEARQAEPRAQDGAAT; encoded by the coding sequence ATGGCGCGCAGCGTCGTCGAGATTTCCGGCCACATCATCGATTCCCTGATCCTTCCCAAGGTGCTCGACCTGATCGTCAATCTCGGGGCGGAGTTCGAGATCCTCGACATCAAGATCGGCCACCGGCGCTCCGACCGCAGCTACGCGCGGATCCAGGTCGACGCGCCGACGCCCGAAGAGCTGGATCGCGTGCTGGCGCGGCTGAAGGAGCACGGCGCGCTGCCCGCGAGCGAGGAAATCGAGCCGGCGCGGCTGGAGCCCGCTCCGGCGGACGGGGTTTTCCCGGACCGTTTCTATTCGACGACCAACCTGCCGACCTGGGTGCGCGTCGGCGACCGCTGGATCCAGGTCGAGCCGAGCGAGATGGACTGCGGCATCCGGGTGGACCTCGAGGCGATGCGCGCCGAGTGCGTGCCGATTCACCGCGTGCGCAAGGGCGACTCGATCGTCGTCGGCCATCGCGGGGTCAAGATCCAGCCGGTCGAGCGGCAGGTTCCGCGGGAAGCCTTCGAGTTCATGTCGAGCGCGGTTTCGACCGAGCAGCCCAAGGGGCTCCTGATCCAGGAAATCGCGGAGGCGATGAAAAGCGTCCGGCGGGAGAACGGGCGCATCCTCGTCGTCGCCGGCCCGGGGCTCGTGCACACGGGCGCCGGGCGCTATCTGGTGCGCCTGATCGAGGGAGGGTACGTTCAGGTGCTGTTCGCGGGAAACGGCCTCGCGGTCCACGACATCGAGAGCGCCCTTTACGGTACATCGCTCGGGGTCTACCTCGACAAGAAGATCCGCACCGCGGAGGGCCACGAGCACCACCTCTGGGCGATCAACGAGATCCGAAAGGCCGGGAGCATCCGCCAGGCGGTCGAGAAAGGAGTGTTGCGCAGCGGAATCTTCTACAGCTGCATCCGCTACGGCGTCGATTTCGTCCTCGCCGGCTCGATCCGCGATGACGGGCCGCTGCCGGATGTGGTCACGGACACGCTGCGGGCGCAGGATATCATGCGCGAGAAGATCCGGGGCGTGCGTTTCGCGTTGATGATGGCGACCACGCTGCATGCGATCGCCACGGGCAACCTGCTTCCGGCGACGGTCAAGACCGTCTGCGTCGACATCAATCCGGCCGTGGTCACGAAGCTCGCCGACCGCGGCACGTTTCAGGCGATGGGCCTGGTGACCGACGTGGAGCCGTTCCTGCGCGAGCTGTGCCAGTGCCTGGCGCTCGAGGCGCGGCAAGCCGAGCCGCGCGCGCAGGACGGAGCAGCGACATGA